In the Gorilla gorilla gorilla isolate KB3781 chromosome 10, NHGRI_mGorGor1-v2.1_pri, whole genome shotgun sequence genome, one interval contains:
- the LOC115930210 gene encoding large ribosomal subunit protein uL30-like: protein MLRKARRKLIYEKAKHYHKEYRQMYRTEIRMARMARKAGNFYVPAEPKLAFVIRIRGINGVSPKVRKVLQLLRLRQIFNGTFVKLNKASINTLRIVEPYIAWGYPNLKSVNELIYKRGYGKINKKRIALTDNALIARSLGKYGIICVEDLIHEIYTVGKRFKEANNFLWPFKLSSPRGGMKKKTTHFVEGGDAGNREDQINRLIRRMN from the coding sequence ATGCTTCGAAAGGCAAGGAGGAAGCTTATCTATGAAAAAGCAAAGCACTATCACAAGGAATATAGGCAGATGTACAGAACTGAAATTCGAATGGCGAGGATGGCAAGAAAAGCGGGCAACTTCTATGTACCTGCAGAACCCAAATTGGCGTTTGTCATCAGAATCAGAGGTATCAATGGAGTGAGCCCAAAGGTTCGAAAGGTGTTGCAGCTTCTTCGCCTTCGTCAAATCTTCAATGGAACCTTTGTGAAGCTCAACAAGGCTTCGATTAACACGCTGAGGATTGTAGAGCCATATATTGCATGGGGGTACCCCAATCTGAAGTCAGTAAATGAACTAATCTACAAGCGTGGTTATGGCAAAATCAATAAGAAGCGAATTGCTTTGACAGATAACGCTTTGATTGCTCGATCTCTTGGTAAATACGGCATCATCTGTGTGGAGGATTTGATTCATGAGATCTATACTGTTGGAAAACGCTTCAAAGAGGCAAATAACTTCCTGTGGCCCTTCAAATTGTCTTCTCCACGAGgtggaatgaagaaaaagaccACCCATTTTGTAGAAGGTGGAGATGCTGGCAACAGGGAGGACCAGATCAACAGGCTTATTAGAAGAATGAACTAA